Within the Prosthecochloris marina genome, the region TGACCACCTATCTTTATGGAGAACCACGGTTCGATAAACCGATTCTGATCTACTGGCTGCAGGCACTGAGCGTAAAACTTTTCGGACTGAACGAATTTGCTTTCCGCCTGCCCTCAGCGCTTGCATCCACTGTATGGGGAAGTGCAGTATATCTTTTTACCCGCAGAATGTTTGATAGATCTACAGCCTTTTTCGCTACCGCTACCATGGTTCTCTCTCTTCAGGTGACCATTATCGGTAAAGCAGCAATTGCCGACGCACTGCTCAACGCTGTTCTTGCCCTCAGCATGTTTACCATATTTCTATACTACAAAGAGCGAAAACAGAAATACATTCTGCTTACTTTTGCAGCTATAGGTCTTGGAGTCATGACGAAAGGACCGGTAGCCATACTGATACCAGCAGCCGTCTCCTTTATTTTTTTTCTGCTCCGGCGAGACCTTCAATCATGGTTCAAAGCAATTTTCAACCCTGCAGGAATACTCCTCTTTTCAGTAATCGTTCTACCGTGGTACACTCTTGAATACCTCGACCAGGGAATGGCGTTCATTGAAGGCTTCTTTTTCAAACACAACATCGGCAGATTCAGCAGCCCGATGGAACAGCATGGCGGCTCACTCTGGTATTACATCCCCGTTCTTCTTCTCGGCATTTCACCCGCTACGGGGCTGCTCGGGCCGGTTTTTCGAAAAGTAAGGCCCCTGACCACCGATCCTCTTAATAGCTATCTGCTGACCTGGTTCAGTTTTGTTTTTATCTTTTTCTCTCTTTCGGGAACAAAACTGCCCCACTACATCATTTACGGCTATACCCCACTTTTCATCCTTATGGCTCAGGGACTGCATTCTATCCGCCGGGCTTTCCTGATCAACCTATGGCCTGCAACGTTCCTTCTACTGCTCGCATGTGCACCCCTGTTTGTCAGTCACATACATACGGATGACCTCTATATTTCAGCTCTTCTCGAGAGCGCAACAGCACTCATGGAACAGTCGGGACACGTACTACTGCTTTCAATCGCAGCTGCCACAGTCATCGGATGCTCATTTTTCTCCGGCGTATCTGTCCCGAGCCGTTTTATCGCAGGGGGGATCATTTTCTGCCTTACAATCAATTTCCACATTATGCCTCTTGCCGCGAGACTTTTGCAGGAACCGGTAAAAGAAGCCGCATTTATCGCAAAAGAACGGGGTTATAAAATCGTCATGTGGAAAATCAATAACCCTTCTTTTTTAGTATATTCCGAAACCTTGACCGAAAGGCGGAAACCGGAGCCGGGGGAAATTGTTTTGACGAATGTCAAATACCTCGAAAGGCTCCAAAACCCTATCGTCATTTATGAAAAAAACGGCATTGTTTTAGCAAAAACTCCTGATTCTGTCAATCGAGGCGGATCACAAAGAGTTCAATGAACCCTGCTTTATGAAACTTTCGGTTGTTATACCGTTAATGAACGAGGAAGAAAGTATCGAACCGCTCTTTGAAGCACTCGAATCAGCTTTATCCGGTATTGAACACGAAATCATCATTGTCGATGACGGCTCGACCGATGCAACCGTATCGACCACCCAAAAATTTGCTCCAGAGAACACGAAAATTTTAATTTTCAATAAAAATTACGGGCAGACAACCGCCCTTGCAGCAGGTATTGACCATGCCGGCGGTGAGTTGATAGCGACTATGGATGGCGACCTCCAGAACGATCCGAACGATATTCCGGCCATGATCGCCTACCTTGAAGAAAACGACCTCGATGTCATAGCAGGCAGAAGAGCCGGTCGGAAAGACGGCATGTTTCTTCGAAAAATTCCGAGCAGGATCGCCAATGCCCTGATCAGAACCATGACGGATGTTCACATCAGGGATTACGGCTGTACCCTGAAAGTCTTTAAAAAAGAAGTCGCTAAAAACCTAGGGCTCTATGGTGAGCTTCACCGTTTCATTCCTGTACTCGTTCAGCTTTACGGTGCACGCATGGCCGAAATGGATGTCAAGCATCACGCGAGACAGTACGGTATTTCCAAATACGGCATCGGCAGAACTTTCAAGGTACTGAGTGACCTTCTTTTCATGGTCTTTTTCCAGAAATTCGGCCAAAAACCAATGCACCTTTTCGGAACATTGGGTTTTCTTGCTTTTTTTCTGGGCATCGCGATCAACCTCTATCTTCTCATCGTTAAGCTCACGGGACAAGAGATAGGAGGACGCCCCCTCTTGATGCTTGGTGTGATTCTGACACTTACCGGCCTCCAGTTGATCACAACGGGGTTCATTGCCGAGTTTATCATGAGAACCTACTACGAATCCCAGAACAAGAAACCCTACATCATAAGAGAAATAGTTGATAAAAAAGAGCGTCAGTAAGAAAAAACTTGTCAGGACAGTCATTCAAATCCTCATATCATGTGTCGCCCTGTCCATAGTCCTGATAAAAACCGATACGGAAAAGCTTCTGGAAATCATCGGTACGGCCAACCCGCTTTACCTGATGCTTGCATTCGTGGTATTCAACATCTCGAAAATCCTTAACGCCCTCAGACTGAACAGGTTCTTCAGGGCAATCGGCCTGCACCTCAGAGAGCTCTATAATCTACAGCTATACTATCTGGGAATGTTCTACAACATGTTTCTGCCCGGCGGGATCGGCGGTGACGGCTACAAGATTTACATTCTTCAAAAGAACCACAGCATCAAGATGGTAAACGTTTTCAATGCTGTGCTCTGGGATCGGGTCGCTGGTGTTTTCGCGCTGGCGTTCCTGACGGCAGTCTTTCTCATACCGAGCGGTTTCGCGAAGCTTTACACTGAGTATGTTCCTGCAACCTATGCGGTCATCGCACTTTCCTACCCTTTGTCATGGTTGCTCACAAGGCTTCTTTACAAACAGTTCAACAGCATCTTTCTCATTACCGCGGGAGAATCCATACTTATCCAGGCCGCCCAAGCGCTTTCAGCCTGGCTCATTCTTCTGGCGCTTTCCGTGCCGTCGAACCATATCGACTACCTTGCCATTTTCCTTGTTTCAACGGTTGCCGTTGTGCTGCCGATTACCGTAGGTGGTGCCGGGGCAAGGGAAATAACCTTCTTCTACCTGCTGCAACCTCTCGGACTCGATACGAATTCCGGCGTAGCCCTCTCACTCATTTTCTTTGCAATTGGAGCTCTGTCAGCACTTATCGGTATGTTCCTGCAAGGTAGAGCGGGGGAAAAACATGAAAAAGGGAAAAAGAATTATGAAGCGAGGGTCTAAGCGGTGGGGGGGGGTTATCGTCACACTCAAGGACACCTTTATTTATTGTCATGAGCGATTCAAGTGCAAGGCGAACGGAGCACAGAAACCGGAGTGTACACAGAGTACATGAGGATTTTGATCCCGGCTTGTCGGGACCAACGAAGCAATTGAAGTGCGGAATAAATAAATCGAGGTGTCATCAATACTCTGTTGTGACACTATTGTAATAGCGTGACGGGCCATTGCCGACATCCCAGCCGCTTTCTTTGAAAATAGCATGACAGCTACTGACCGTCTCTCCCCTGCCATTTTCTGTACTTTGTTCTGTATCCCGCGGATTGGCTCCGACTTCCGCCCAAAAAAGATTTGCCCCACCGATCGCTCCAAGAGTGCAGGGCTCGTGAGTGCAATTACCCGTAACCGACCGCGGCATCCCTAACCTGGTAACCGCAACTATTTGAGCCATTCGCGCTTCACTGATTGTTCCGAGCCGTGCTATCGCAGTTCCTGGAATAGGAATCCGCCGAGCAGCACCGCTGTATGCCGGATCGAAAGATGCCGTAAACGCTATCATCTCGGCCAACTCCTCATTGGTATGTTCAGGTCCAACCGGTTCGACACATGTCCCCACTTCAAGACCGGCTTCCTTGAAATTCGCGATACTTTCTTTTCTGCCTTTTACGGATAAGCGGGTATCCTTGCCTTCACGAAGACGAACCGCATGATACACTCCCGAAAAGCCTGCATCCTTGAGCTTGACAGCATGCTTGAGCGTCTGGTCACCGACATTGGCAATCAAGGTTGTTTCCGGCTGAAGACTCCTCTTCACCTCTTGCGACACTTCGATAAAGCGCCCGAACGGATAGGTAGCCGTCGACATCAAGAACACGGCATTTGCCCCATCACGCTCAAACTGAAGAGCATAATCCACGGCTTTTTCCGGTTTCAGCTCTTTGGATTCATTGAAAACACCGTTCACCTTTGCAAAAGAGCAAAAAAGGCAATCATACGGGCAGGGAGCGAGATTAACGGCAAATTGAGCATGGACCTCGGCTTTCCCTCCCGACAGTTCCTTCGAGAAACGGTTTGCTTCAGCCATGACCATATAGGATTCCATCGAATCCGGTGCCAGATCAAGCAAATAAACCAGCTCTTGGTGAGACAGTACATCACCTGAACGTGGTTTTTTCAAAAGCTCATCGACACGCATTTTCCACTATACTTATCCCTTTACCACGGCACACCGTAATGAAGTAACGGAACCATGTTCGCCAGAACATGACACCATAGCGAAAATCGGCAAAAACACCACTCAACCACTGCACAAATTCAGCACACTTTCTTTTTCCTTTTCCTCTTTTTCCATATGCCCGATATCTTGAGGGATCAATGCCACAAAACTCGAGGTGGAAACAAAAATTGAGCCTTTATCCGTATTCAGCGTCAGGATGTTCTCACTTTCTCTCAGAAAGTTGCTTCTTTGCGCCTTGTCTTTAAACGTAACGTAAATGGGATGCTGATCCTTGATATGCAAAACGTAACTGTTCATGATGTCTCCCAATTTGTAGGTAAACATGCAAAACCACCCACTGTGCGATCACTCTTTCGCTGGGCACAGGAACAAAAATAAATACTCAAATAACGGATACTGATGGGGTACAGGGTATTCAAACGGCATACTGATAGCCTGTAGAAGCGATACGTTCTATCTATACACTACATTCATAATACACCTATTTCACCCAAAAACAAAGTTTTGCAAAAATAAAAGCGAATAATACGTGTGAATAGATGATAATTATTGATTATGATTGGTCATGCATCACTTCATCTGCTTAAGGGGAAAAATCTGCAGATAATGAAAGGGGCCTCGCTCAGTCATTCATCAAATCCCATATCCCCGAGCTTGAGCTGAACGTTTTTTCGACCGTTCCACTCGTTTTCTTCAAGTGAGCAATAAACAGAAATCGACCTGAAGTTTTTCTGCCGCTCTTCGAGCGAAAGTTTTTCAGAACATATCCTGTCGAACCGCTTACAGAACCCGGGAATAGCAAAAAAGACAATCATATGGCAAGGAACGAGACTAACGGCAAATTGTGTATGAACCTCGGCGTGATCACTCCACTTCCTCCTTTTCCGTTTCCATGGTTGTTGCCGGCTGTCCGATGTCCTGAGGAATCAATGCCACAAAACTCGAGGTAGAAACGAACATCGAGCCTTTCTCCGTACTCAGTGTCAGGATGCTCTCACCTTCTTTAAGAAAATTACTTCCTTGCGCCTTATCTTTAAACGTCACAGAAATGGGGTGTTGATCTTTGATGTGCAATACGTAACTATTCATGAGGCAAAAAGTTATAGGTAAACATGCAAAACAAAAACAGAATTCTCTTGAAGCTCCTTAACAAGGCACTTGAGCACGGATAGGAACTCTCAAGCCAGGGATATCGATGAGGATGCACGGATACGATTGGATATATAAACAATATATCGAAGTGATATATTTTACCTATACATCACACGAATAATACGCTTATTTCACAAAATAACAAACAAAAAATCTCTAAAATTCGAAAGCGGCAAAAGAGCTAAACAGATGATAACTCAATCCCCAAAAATGTATCGGGATCATCCCCTCACGGGTTAAAAATTAAGGATATCGAAGAGCGACTCATTCATCAAATCCCATATCCTTGAGCTTGAGCTGA harbors:
- a CDS encoding ArnT family glycosyltransferase, which codes for MTSHSEHSTCLDILVLAALFIMSFFAGLGSGPLFDVDEGAFSEATREMLASGNYLTTYLYGEPRFDKPILIYWLQALSVKLFGLNEFAFRLPSALASTVWGSAVYLFTRRMFDRSTAFFATATMVLSLQVTIIGKAAIADALLNAVLALSMFTIFLYYKERKQKYILLTFAAIGLGVMTKGPVAILIPAAVSFIFFLLRRDLQSWFKAIFNPAGILLFSVIVLPWYTLEYLDQGMAFIEGFFFKHNIGRFSSPMEQHGGSLWYYIPVLLLGISPATGLLGPVFRKVRPLTTDPLNSYLLTWFSFVFIFFSLSGTKLPHYIIYGYTPLFILMAQGLHSIRRAFLINLWPATFLLLLACAPLFVSHIHTDDLYISALLESATALMEQSGHVLLLSIAAATVIGCSFFSGVSVPSRFIAGGIIFCLTINFHIMPLAARLLQEPVKEAAFIAKERGYKIVMWKINNPSFLVYSETLTERRKPEPGEIVLTNVKYLERLQNPIVIYEKNGIVLAKTPDSVNRGGSQRVQ
- a CDS encoding glycosyltransferase family 2 protein, which gives rise to MKLSVVIPLMNEEESIEPLFEALESALSGIEHEIIIVDDGSTDATVSTTQKFAPENTKILIFNKNYGQTTALAAGIDHAGGELIATMDGDLQNDPNDIPAMIAYLEENDLDVIAGRRAGRKDGMFLRKIPSRIANALIRTMTDVHIRDYGCTLKVFKKEVAKNLGLYGELHRFIPVLVQLYGARMAEMDVKHHARQYGISKYGIGRTFKVLSDLLFMVFFQKFGQKPMHLFGTLGFLAFFLGIAINLYLLIVKLTGQEIGGRPLLMLGVILTLTGLQLITTGFIAEFIMRTYYESQNKKPYIIREIVDKKERQ
- a CDS encoding lysylphosphatidylglycerol synthase transmembrane domain-containing protein, translating into MIKKSVSKKKLVRTVIQILISCVALSIVLIKTDTEKLLEIIGTANPLYLMLAFVVFNISKILNALRLNRFFRAIGLHLRELYNLQLYYLGMFYNMFLPGGIGGDGYKIYILQKNHSIKMVNVFNAVLWDRVAGVFALAFLTAVFLIPSGFAKLYTEYVPATYAVIALSYPLSWLLTRLLYKQFNSIFLITAGESILIQAAQALSAWLILLALSVPSNHIDYLAIFLVSTVAVVLPITVGGAGAREITFFYLLQPLGLDTNSGVALSLIFFAIGALSALIGMFLQGRAGEKHEKGKKNYEARV
- a CDS encoding radical SAM protein → MRVDELLKKPRSGDVLSHQELVYLLDLAPDSMESYMVMAEANRFSKELSGGKAEVHAQFAVNLAPCPYDCLFCSFAKVNGVFNESKELKPEKAVDYALQFERDGANAVFLMSTATYPFGRFIEVSQEVKRSLQPETTLIANVGDQTLKHAVKLKDAGFSGVYHAVRLREGKDTRLSVKGRKESIANFKEAGLEVGTCVEPVGPEHTNEELAEMIAFTASFDPAYSGAARRIPIPGTAIARLGTISEARMAQIVAVTRLGMPRSVTGNCTHEPCTLGAIGGANLFWAEVGANPRDTEQSTENGRGETVSSCHAIFKESGWDVGNGPSRYYNSVTTEY